In the genome of Spirochaetota bacterium, one region contains:
- a CDS encoding DUF3492 domain-containing protein — MPHVCMVIEGAYPYITGGVSAWCHQLIEEIPDVEFSILTILPASYRGKDYKYELPDNVISIHEVWLDKNYFSEKPKFSKKDERKKIFNEIVNFHVSMKLKNYGFFKIISEILSEDKGHYFTLEDLTKSKEAIAAL; from the coding sequence ATGCCTCATGTATGCATGGTAATAGAAGGAGCATATCCCTACATTACTGGAGGAGTTTCAGCATGGTGTCATCAACTGATAGAAGAAATACCTGATGTAGAATTCTCAATACTTACCATCCTTCCTGCATCCTACCGGGGGAAGGACTATAAATATGAGCTTCCGGACAATGTAATAAGTATTCATGAAGTTTGGTTGGATAAAAACTATTTTAGTGAAAAGCCGAAATTTAGCAAAAAGGATGAGCGCAAAAAGATATTCAACGAAATTGTCAATTTTCACGTTTCAATGAAGCTAAAAAATTATGGTTTCTTTAAAATAATCTCTGAAATACTATCAGAAGATAAAGGTCATTACTTCACACTCGAAGATCTGACAAAATCCAAAGAGGCCATTGCTGCGCTA